One genomic region from Bacillus rossius redtenbacheri isolate Brsri chromosome 6, Brsri_v3, whole genome shotgun sequence encodes:
- the LOC134533451 gene encoding uncharacterized protein LOC134533451, giving the protein MAKISNKEKMARRRARIKGGDPVKRAELLEKDRLRKAKYRKQQKESMSEPELKKLRAKESERVKCWYHNKKGEPATIEKNSDIPLCSTPFKTKQSLGKAMKKIQHNLPQSPRKRQHVVQCLANQCGFKVTPPIGRTRQNEVSEKLRKWVHIFYQNDDVSWQAPGKKDRVIYKDVDKDGNKVKREVQARYLLVSLGEAYKVFVEKHPQVTICRAKFCALRPKHCKLFSQIPHFVCVCSYHENVRLLLLALKDFTDLPTDFDSFITTLVCDASSKDCMTNRCESCTNSISQHTPKDEDLRKPLKYSQWQNNDGHSEKMEILTGRVGALDLLCTPPRLPRWWTGRGRHRGACGGGG; this is encoded by the coding sequence ATGGCAAAGATCAGCAACAAAGAAAAGATGGCACGTCGCAGAGCAAGAATTAAGGGTGGTGATCCAGTAAAAAGAGCAGAATTATTAGAGAAAGATCGATTAAGGAAAGCTAAATATAGAAAACAACAGAAGGAAAGTATGTCTGAGCCAGAACTGAAGAAGTTACGTGCAAAGGAAAGTGAAAGAGTGAAATGTTGGTATCATAACAAAAAAGGTGAGCCAGCAACAATTGAAAAAAACAGTGACATACCTTTGTGTtcaactccatttaaaacaaaacagtcTTTAGGAAAGGCTATGAAAAAAATTCAGCATAATTTGCCACAGTCTCCACGAAAAAGGCAACATGTTGTGCAATGTCTAGCTAACCAATGTGGCTTTAAAGTAACTCCTCCAATAGGAAGAACCAGACAAAATGAAGTTTCAGAAAAGTTAAGAAAATGGGTTCATATATTTTATCAGAATGATGATGTCAGTTGGCAAGCACCAGGAAAGAAAGACAGAGTAATATACAAAGATGTAGACAAGGATGGAAATAAAGTGAAACGTGAAGTCCAGGCTCGTTATCTCTTGGTGTCACTAGGTGAGGCGTATAAGGTATTTGTAGAGAAACACCCACAGGTTACAATTTGTCGAGCAAAATTTTGTGCACTTCGTCCTAAACACTGTAAACTTTTTTCTCAAATTCCacattttgtgtgtgtatgttcCTATCATGAGAATGTCAGATTGTTGCTACTGGCACTGAAAGACTTTACAGACTTGCCAACAGATTTTGATTCCTTCATTACTACTCTAGTGTGTGATGCTTCATCCAAAGATTGTATGACCAACCGTTGTGAATCTTGTACTAACAGTATAAGTCAACATACACCTAAAGATGAAGATCTGAGAAAGCCACTTAAATATTCTCAGTGGCAAAACAATGACGGACATTCAGAGAAGATGGAGATACTGA